In Gossypium arboreum isolate Shixiya-1 chromosome 5, ASM2569848v2, whole genome shotgun sequence, a single genomic region encodes these proteins:
- the LOC108463765 gene encoding uncharacterized protein LOC108463765, whose product MEEEIKAEFLKSGFTLDEEQEILKKCHTFCQDYRLEPSDLVSSWEIYYLNRQLDESVVKDAEMDGFLGHLQNEQLRASAKKDPGLHMYSFKDVVMVLDAEDEDTKDVILGTPIDKYEKLQLDIYDSARKTNGNIYSSERKSKLVTPFGKRSNKFVVKFNIDNLPTIETANGIEEHYDLEDGIIKRVQPLKSSSLVVHRSGLEPGCRFMYDRIEDRFNAIENRIRKHAAALVASSLYEEPMDPSVASQRSMFAVGMICCDGEGHLNDKSILLQSSVEHSRGQRVRLELNKLSHFSVFPGQIVGIKGHNPSGHCLIASELVDSVPLSIAADADLPPTKKQALDEEIQATHLSSTPTETTMIIAAGPFTTTDNLLFEPLSELLAYATRNSPQLLILLGPFIDSEHPQIKKGTVDLSFDDIFQSEVLRMVQDYLEYMGPNARLVMVPSIRDANHDFVFPQPAFDLDSLNVRLQITSLNNPGIFEADQVMIGCCTVDILKHLSGEEMSRHSMDGQPNDRLSRLASHILSQQSFYPLYPPAEGVPMDFSLASEVLHISSVPDLLILPSDIKYFVKVLPVGGTTEGEEEQMKRCVCINPGRLAKGEGGGTFVELKYQGSSDKMNASIISI is encoded by the exons ATGGAAGAGGAGATCAAAGCAGAGTTCTTGAAGAGTGGGTTTACTCTTGACGAAGAACAAGAGATTCTCAAAAAAT GTCATACATTTTGTCAAGATTACCGTCTCGAGCCTTCCGATCTGGTTTCAAGCTGGGAGATTTATTATCTCAATCG ACAACTTGATGAATCTGTTGTGAAGGATGCAGAGATGGATGGGTTTTTAGGGCACCTACAGAATGAACAATTACGGGCGAGTGCTAAAAAGGATCCTGGTTTGCATATGTACTCTTTTAAAGACGTTGTCAT GGTTCTTGATGCTGAAGATGAAGATACAAAAGATGTTATTCTTGGAACTCCAATAGACAAATATGAGAAACTTCAGTTGGACATATATGACTCGGCTCGTaaaacaaatgggaacatttaTTCTTCTGAGAGAAAATCAAAACTAGTGACACCGTTTGGGAAACGAAGTAACAAATTTGTGGtcaaattcaacattgataatcTTCCTACTATAGAGACTGCCAATGGCATTGAAGAACATTATGATCTTGAGGATGGAATTATTAAAAGGGTTCAACCTTTAAAAAGCTCTTCATTGGTGGTCCACCGATCAGGGCTAGAACCAGGTTGCAGGTTCATGTATGACAGGATTGAAGACAGG TTCAATGCAATTGAAAACCGCATCAGAAAGCATGCAGCTGCACTTGTTGCATCTAGTCTCTACGAAGAACCAATGGATCCATCAGTTGCTTCGCAG AGGAGCATGTTTGCTGTGGGGATGATCTGCTGTGATGGAGAAGGTCATCTAAATGATAAATCTATCTTGTTGCAAAGCAG TGTTGAGCATTCGAGAGGGCAACGTGTTCGTCTAGAGTTAAATAAACTGAGTCACTTTTCTGTTTTTCCAGGCCAG ATTGTAGGCATCAAGGGTCACAATCCTAGTGGCCATTGTTTGATCGCATCAGAGCTAGTAGATTCTGTTCCTTTATCCATTGCTGCAGACGCAGATTTGCCTCCTACAAAGAAGCAAGCTTTAGATGAGGAGATTCAGGCAACTCATCTTTCCTCCACGCCAACAGAGACCACAATG ATTATTGCCGCTGGTCCATTCACTACTACAGACAACTTATTATTTGAACCTCTTTCAGAACTGCTTGCCTACGCAACCAGAAACTCTCCACAGTTGCTTATACTG TTAGGACCTTTCATCGATTCTGAACATCCACAGATCAAGAAAGGAACTGTTGACTTGAGTTTCGATGATATATTCCAATCAGAAGTTCTTAGAATG GTTCAAGATTATTTGGAATATATGGGACCCAATGCTCGGTTGGTTATGGTTCCTTCCATACGAGATGCTAATCATGATTTTGTTTTCCCTCAG CCTGCTTTCGATCTCGATTCTCTCAATGTTAGGCTTCAG ATAACCAGTCTCAATAATCCAGGGATTTTTGAGGCAGATCAG GTCATGATAGGTTGCTGTACGGTAGATATTCTCAAACATCTTAGTGGGGAGGAGATGTCAAGACATTCAATGGATGGACAACCTAATGATCGGTTGAGCAGACTTGCCAGCCATATTCTTAGCCAACAGAG CTTTTATCCACTGTATCCACCAGCTGAAGGTGTCCCAATGGATTTTTCCCTTGCTTCTGAAGTTCTTCATATATCCTCAGTTCCAGATCTTCTTATCTTACCTTCAGACATCAAGTACTTTGTCAAG GTGTTACCTGTAGGGGGGACAACCGAAGGGGAAGAAGAACAAATGAAAAGATGTGTTTGTATTAACCCGGGAAGACTAGCTAAGGGAGAAGGCGGCGGCACGTTTGTAGAGCTAAAATATCAGGGGAGTTCTGATAAGATGAATGCTTCAATTATCAGCATATGA